Part of the Quercus robur chromosome 5, dhQueRobu3.1, whole genome shotgun sequence genome, GCTCCAAGTAATCCTTTCTCGGCTGGTTATTGTTGTTAAAGCAGTCTGACCtaaagtccctcctctcctgagggacaaccttcgctttgCCCTTTCCCGTCTGTTGGTCCTCTTTGACTCTCTTGTATTTGTCGATTcggtccatgagttggcgcatGCTGGTGACCGGTTTCCCAGTCAGGGACTTTCTTAAACCATGCTCTGTTGGTAGGTCCCTCTTGAATGTGCTAATGGCGACGTCATTGTAATTTCCCTCTATCtcgttatacatctcccaatacTTGTTCGAGTAGGCCTTCAGGGtctctccttctcgcatggacaaggacaggAGGGAATCTAAAGGCCAAGGAACCCTGCTGCTCGTTATAAAGCAAGAACCGAAAGCCTGTGTTAGCTGTTTAAAGGAATTTATGGAGTTTGGCTTGAGGctgtcaaaccatctcatcgccatgaGTCCCAAACTGGATGGaaacactttgcacatcaatGCCTCATCCCTGgaatggacggccatcctctggATAAACTGGCTTACGTGCTCTACAGGGTCCGTCCAACCATTATATATGGCAAAAATGGGTTGGTGGAACCGCCAAGGAAGCTCAACCCCCTCTATCCTGCTCGTGAAAGGTGACTGAGAGATGCAGTCCAAGGCCTTACTCATGGCGTCGTTTGCTAGGCCCTTGTAAGACGGGCTTTTGTGGCCGCGTTTGTGAGGTCGCTCTTCCTCATAAGAGGGGGTTTCACTTTGCAGGGTTCTCGATCTTCGCCTGTACTCATTGTCCTCCTCATCACTGGTGTTCGGACTGGGGGAAGGACGCCTTCGCTGCACTCGGTGCAACTTCTTCTTCAAGTCGTTGATTTCTTGCTGTAGAGCCCTGTTATCGTCCCATTTTTGGGATGCGTGGcctttccctttcgagcgacttCTGCTCATGTGGGAGGTATTTACGCTACCCTCTCGTCGCTTGTCTTGATCTCTTTCCCGTTCGAGGTTCAaaaagttgtcctgtcgttaGGAGTCTACGTGTCCTGTTTGGCGcagacctgatccttccatctcTAACGGTCTCACTTGCTGAGgcacaagttctccccacagacggcgccaattgtggggTCACGATTCAGGGCCCAGGCCCAATAGGTATGGGGTTTTAGCCCAAGGAGCccgatacaatgaatttataaagAGTGGGCTACAAACTAGGCCTTAACGAAGTGTATACTAGCTAAAATTGGGCCATGCAACAATTGAAAGTAAGAATATCCCCTTCATGTCCATTAGATATTCAGGCCGATGAGACGTGGAGGATGTATATCGGTCCCTGCTCGAAAGCTATGGTTCTAGCACTATTCTTCTGTTCTTaagttccttctttttttcgtccccctcttcatggggactcGCCTTTCTTATATAGTCCTTTTGAAGTCACcagggccttacacttgttgatcatctagaccttcacttgagtacctgtcccatcggacatccccCCCATAGCCAAGACAACATTGTTCacaagtcctctccacattaatgcggccagaaaagtagctgctat contains:
- the LOC126728627 gene encoding uncharacterized protein LOC126728627, whose protein sequence is MSRSRSKGKGHASQKWDDNRALQQEINDLKKKLHRVQRRRPSPSPNTSDEEDNEYRRRSRTLQSETPSYEEERPHKRGHKSPSYKGLANDAMSKALDCISQSPFTSRIEGVELPWRFHQPIFAIYNGWTDPVEHVSQFIQRMAVHSRDEALMCKVFPSSLGLMAMRWFDSLKPNSINSFKQLTQAFGSCFITSSRVPWPLDSLLSLSMREGETLKAYSNKYWEMYNEIEGNYNDVAISTFKRDLPTEHGLRKSLTGKPVTSMRQLMDRIDKYKRVKEDQQTGKGKAKVVPQERRDFRSDCFNNNNQPRKDYLEQSGSIGAQAIHAVFREPLHKILEKVKNEPFFQWPSRMAGDPAKRNQNLYCEYHQEPGHTTNDCRNLKNHLDWLV